In the Glycine max cultivar Williams 82 chromosome 19, Glycine_max_v4.0, whole genome shotgun sequence genome, attgaaatataattataatggttagttgaaaatgacttacaatcttctcagcgatttcctttgcggcctcagtcgtcatctcccctgttttcttcgtgcgggccatcttccacttcacgtggcgtctgaccggtGATGGAGGGttgatgacgccatcaacgcttcctaaCTGTGCAACTTCCTCtagcttcttcttcgtcttctcagctaggagcttctgctccagatagtcataacccccacgagacaaaacgtggggggcaatattctgcttctggatggcctgtgccttcttACGCAcatcctaaaaaaattaaacaataatgtttgaaattggtagaatgaagtataacaacatcatgttttctgaaaaacaacttaaatagcaaggaacatacctcccaagaagggtctctgcgagtctggcaaaactgggcccacttttccttgctgatgccgtatttctcacagacagtgtcctcgacaccgtcctgatcggctgcaagggcccatttcctcgtgaggtctgatttaaactgcctccatctctcccccacggtctgaagtaacttccttttcgtcctactgtcagaagcctctgggatatcaaattccgcctgacaacatcaaataaagtttatttgttacaataatgtattttttggctattaattaaacaaaatcaaataagaaaagaaaaatactagaATATCcccccaaatcaggtccttctaagcagtagggacctctttccagttctcgtaggtgacgtccaccttatcacgcgccacaatccccaaatatgttcttaatttcttcctgtggggatCGTCGACCTTcccggtagcaggatcaacatggaccactggtctctcagcaccaggtggtctagtggacaacgatcgtagacgtgaggctttgcgtgcccgcttcacggcagacggcgaagccgatgcgtccaaaggaggaggaagaggaggaggggaggcaggtggagaacccatgatcttttatacaataacatacaaaataggattaatCAAAAGAGGATGAGTCATAAGTGATTTAgttttgctttttaattgtgatttggggCAAGCATGTTAAAAAAAGTCTATTACATGTAATAAGTAGTCAATGGATGCGTGatgaaatataaatactatatcttcagaaatacacatgtacatgacatccttaggacttcatccagctgatgtttgtcgccagtttcatcatccaccacccttaccttctttgccttctcacgtttattgttgttaaacccatatttatgccttcttcccttcatgtcttgttttatcacaactttagccaaATTTCCTATCTTCggcacagttgaatctcctgtcttattctccaatgacacactttgatgacctgtatctcttttcttcatatgttctagtgcttcagcttcaaaatgcatagagcaatctgaactttccagtgatcaccaaaggcttctgcatcagcattgacactctccaccctctttggtttatgcttctgtgctgcattccgtgcttcctccttataattctcagatttattagaggttgcactagaagAATCAACACCAATCCGTGCCTcttcctcctctaccagctcaatatctttcatttcacctttgtttttgtagactacactgtaatttacaaaacaaaagtgaaaggaaagatattgagctggtagacgaggaagaagcacagattggtgctgatcattctagtgcaacctctaataaatctgagatttataaggaggaagcactgaatgcaacacagaagcataaaccaaagagggtggagagtgtcaatgctgatgtagaagcctttggtgatcactggaaaattcagattgctttatgcattctgaagctgaagcactagaacatatgaagaaaagagatacaggtcatcaaagtgtgtcattggagaataagacaggagattcaactgtgctgaagataggagattcggTTAAAGttatgataaaacaagacatgaagggaagaaagcataaatatgggtttaacaacaataaacgtgagaagaCGGAGAAGAAAAGgatggtggatgatgaaactggcgacaaacatgagttgtatgaagtcctaaggatgtcatctaaaacaaaataccgatgcctcaatcagaaaaaaaatgtagctgtcacttacttgctttggtgacctctgtctctgcaaaaaattacattagacgatgttaatcaattctccttcatcatgatcattacgattagcatgaccgtcatcatcttcttcttctccgacaacgttaggagtgatttgagcGATCAAAGGACTACATAGGTGTctatgtatgaatcatcatcttctacattaacaccaattgttttgccctgcagaaccacgcaccacctttcatcacaagggtcttgcacataaaatacttgtctagcttgttctgccatgatgaaagggtcattgtggtaaccaagtttctttaggtctaccagcgtaaatcctatatcatcagtgtgcacaccggtgttgctgtcaacccatttacatttgaaaacacataccgtAAATTTCGCATAGTTAAGCtcacaaatttcatcaatgaacccaaagtaagggatggaagctacacagggattggcatcattgacacttgcaaagtgttgagattcagcccttagggtgaccccgctgttttgcattgtacttttgtcatcttgtgcttttgtgtaaaatgaatacttgtttatgtcatatccttgccaagttataacatttcttttaggcccatctgttAGCTTTCTTattgtttctgaagcattctcatctgcaaagattgtatctttagccttctctaagtattatgaacaaaattcaatggcttcttctgcaatgtacctctcaacaataaaCGCTTttggacgatatagattctttgtatacccttttaagatcttcatgtatcgctcaatcgGGTACATCCACtgtagataaacaggaccacaacatttgatttctctgaccagatgcacaatcaagtgaatcatgatgtcaaagaaagcagggggaaaatacatctccaactggcacagtatactTGCGGCTTCATTTTCCAACTCCtcaaacttgacaggatcaatgactttgctacatatagcatggaagaaaaagcatagGCGAGTTatcgctaacctgactttgtttagcaagatgtctcgtatagccacggctaacaattattgcatgagcacgtgacaatcgtgagactttaaccctacaagcttaagctccttcaactgcacaaggctcttaatatttgaagtgtATCCTtatggaaccttcacccgacgaagacactgacaaaaacttatcttctccttcttggacaaagtatggcaggctgggggcaagtaaattttcttcccatcagaccttggatgcaactatgATCGTttacccatatcagctagatcttgacgggtattcaagccatccttcgtcttgccttgaatgttaaggagcgtcccaatcacactgtcacaaacatttttctccacatgcataacatcaatacaatgtctaacgtcaacatcagaccagtacggaagatcaaagaaaatggacctcttcttccatatgcaactctgacttttatccttcttttgggtcttcccaaatacagtattcaggtgttgaacctactgatatacctgctcaccagtcaatggtatcgacgcaatatcatgctcttgaatTCCATTAAAACCTTTTTCAATCGTCTGTAAgaatgattgggtgttagaaagcggcgatGCCTACTATAGActatttttctcccatgtttaagttgtatgtaacttgtgttttcttcacagatggggcatgcatgatgacccttaacactgtaaccgctgaaattcccatatgctggaaagtcattaatggtacaaaaaagcattgcacgcatttcgaatgtctccttgcgaaacgcatcaaacactgcaaccccctcgtcccacaactttctcagatcttcaaccaacggacttagataaacatcaatgtcatttcctggctgtcttgggcccaatatcatcatagacaacatcatatattttcacttcatgcacaaccaaggaggcaaattgtaaattactagcagaactggccatgaactgtgttgagtgcttaaggtgccatatggattcattccatcactggctagtccaagtctaagatttcttggcactttcccgaaatccggattcaaaccatcaatcttcttccactgcgagcaatcagccagatgacggaccattccatcagaaatccttccatttgcatgccatgtaaggtcttttgcgtcatccttattagaaaaaagatgcttaaaccttggaatgattggaagataccacaaaacctttgctggggggcccttgttggagttttcatcaaaactgctttcctcttcatccttcactttgtaccgtgaagtcccacagatagggcatttcgacatttcttggaattcatgcctgtacagtatgcaatcattggggcaagcatgaatcttctgatactccatacccatcggacacaatatctttttcgccttataataacttttaggcaacgtgttgtcctctggaagcaaaTTGTACACTACCTTAAGCaatgaggtgaaacttttgtcactccacccatacctggccttcacattaaccagaatTAACATagcagacaacagggttaaggaattcttgcactctgcatacaaaggcttctttgaatcactctgcaatccttcatacacaagggcgtgtgcttgctggaaagactcttgtccaaggtcacgaatcatgtcctccaaccgatctcccatttctacatcaaacggttcagattgggacccactctgcatgtctgtgacttcaccatgccatatccacgtcgtgtaattcttcttaatcccatcacacaatagatggtcccatATGTCATCGagtagttgtcgtcttccattcaaacagttgatgcaaggacaataatattttccttcttcattcggtcgacctctttttgaagcaaattgcaagaactgttcgacgccatcctcatattctgggctcatgcgactttcattcatccaacttcgatccatataagcaattccatgcatgaaaatctcacttttttatttataggtgtggccctatcccatttaggaaaactgtcttttatgttagtttCAAACGccagggttaccattatttacaaaaatttgactaaattttggcagcatttcgcattggtctccaagtacacgacatgacatcggtgaaatgaatttcccgataatcaagtatgcactcaaagaacaacttgaaatgcattgaaccgaaatttaatcaaattaatgaaaataataataaccttcacgaatgaatctaacataaaaataccagtctccccaaactgtccaaatggacaattcaagaccaaatacaatgactaatgcaaactgtccgcaagagtcattgcattcagtttcaaatgggaatctaaggttcactcagcatgaacaacagttCTTTAAATAGCAAATTACACTgatcacatacaagaacatacaaaaggtaaaattcaagggtgcttatgctttattattgtagttgggtatatgtgtgtgtgtgtgtgtgtgtatcatgaGGATGTGTGTAGTTGTCATGCTAGTAAAATTTGAGGGCAAACTAGTGATCAATGTTGTTTTGTGTGATTACAGATTATGGAAATCTATCTACTATTGCTTTAAGTTTGAAGGACCTTGTTAGTGTGAAGGAGAGGAGGGAACATTTTCTGCAGGGTTTGGGCTTAGCTGATTCTACAAACCAACTATCTTGTGCCTAAAAGCAAGGATGAAATCCTCACCTTATGACTGCCCTTTAGCTTCCTGGGAGTGATTGGGAGGACAAATTGATTGATGTGTACTTCAACATAAGTTCAAAGTTGCTAGACATTTGCAATGCATTTAGCTCTGAGCTTTCACATTTGAACCAGTGAAACCTTCCTCTTAAGTGTGCACTGCACAATTtagactgttttttttttgttttgctcaACGAAAATAGATAATATATGTGCGAGAGCCAAAGGGCAGGAAGATGAAGACAATCTCTGGGCATTGTGTTCCGGTAAAAGACATATCAGTTTTGAAAGTAGCTAAAATTCTCACAAAGTTTGTCTCTGCTGACAATGATACTTCTCATGTCATCAATGCATATCTCCACCGAGCTTCTGCATCTTTCAACGAGCTGAAGCAGCTCCACAAGGAGCTTTAATCATCTCACTCTCATAAGAAGCACAAAAGGCACACAACAGAGAATGGTAATGACAGTGGGAAGGTAGTGGGAAATTCTGTTCAAAGTGTTGATATTAACAAGGAGCTCAGCCTTGGGCATGTGAAATTTGATCAGTTCAAAAGGCAACAAAGTGGCAGTGGGAATGCTGATGGTGAAAATTTTAGTCAACAACTTGATGGTTTTATTGGGTATGAAAGTGAAAATGTGGATGGGGGTGAAAtgcataagaagaagaaaaagaagaagcaggAAGTTGAGTCCTTGCACAACATAGATAGCACCATTAAATTTGGAGTGAGGGAAGCTGATGGAAAGCATGTTAGTTCTAGGAACCCTAGAATTGAGAAAGGTAGTTCTATGTTAGATAATCTTGTGGGCTCATTAGATCTTCCTAAGGTTAATAATTCTACCAAAGGAAAGGTTTTGATGCAAGCAATGTATGGAATGAGTTGGAAGCGGTTGATGCCTCTGTGAAGATATTATATCCTACTATCCAGGCTGGTGTAGATACCGTTGAGATAGAATGGCTTCTGAAGACTGTTGAGGAATTATGTGCGGGTGCCGAGAAGCTTTCACAAGGAAATGATCTTCTTGCAAAGGGAGTAGATGGGTTTTTTGAAGCCGTTATGACTAGTCGTGATACTTTGCTCAGCTCTGTGAGGTTTGATAAAACTGTAAATGATCGTTCCCCAGGCCGTAACAGAGACATGTAGCTAGTTCACTAATTATGCAATAGCCTAACTCTGGTAGGTTTTGGGGGGTGCTCCTTTGTAGGATTAGTAGTATTTTTGGTCNNNNNNNNNNNNNNNNNNNNNNNNNNNNNNNNNNNNNNNNNNNNNNNNNNNNNNNNNNNNNNNNNNNNNNNNNNNNNNNNNNNNNNNNNNNNNNNNNNNNTTTTGGTAAATTTTAGTGGAATCAGGCTTTGAGAAAGCTATTGCGTTTGTGTTAGATGGATGCCCTACATCTACATCTACATTGTTGCATCATTGTTTCCCACTCTGTCATGAGTTGAAAGCTCTAACCTCTGCTACAAATCAGAAATCAAGCAAACCTTAGATCAACACATTGAAAGTGGTTCACTTTCATTAGAAATCAATAGTAGTGCTTCTCAAGTGGATTCACCCCAACCTATTATTACTAGTCCTGGTAAGAAGCTATTCACAGCTTTGCTAATATAGAACATACAGGCTGATATAGAACATGATGAAGATATTCACAGCTTTGCTAATATGGAGTCTCAGGACAGGAAAGAAGCTATGGAGTTGGGGAATAAGAATATTCATAGATGAATATCCTTTCCTACAACATTAGAGGGATGGGTAGAGGCATTAAATGGGCCTCTATCAGGAATTTGGTGgggaaattaaaaattgatcttCTCTGTCTTCAAGAAACTAAGAGGGAAGCTATGGATAAAGCTTGCTACCAATCTCTGTGGGGTCAACCTGATGTGGCTTGGGAATGGCAGCCTGCTATGAATGCTGCTGAGGGGCTTCTTTGTGCTTGGAATAATAATACCTTTCAGGTTGACTTTCGTTTTTCTGACAAGGATTTCATTATGCTAGGTGGGGTCTGGCTGCCTGAAATGCAAAGGGTGGTTGTGGTTAATATTTATGCACCTTGTGACCTTCTAGGAAAGAGACAGTTCTGGCAGAATCTAAGGAGTAAAAAGATCCAATCCCAAGACACATGTTGGTGTCTTGTAGGGGATTTCAATTGTATTAGGCACCCTTTAGAAAGAATGGGGAGTAATTGCAGCAGTTCTGATACCAGCACTATAGCTGAATTTAATGATTGGATTGCTGAGTTGGAGGTTGATGATATACCTTGCATGGGAAAGCCTTATACTTAGGTTAGGCCAAATGGAACCTGTAAAAGCAAGCTTGATAGAGTGTTGGTCACTGATGGGTGGTTAGCTAAATGGCCAGATAGTTCTCAATTTAATCTGGAGAGAAACTACTCTGACCACTGCCCTATTATTTTGAAATCTAAGAGCATCGACTAGGGCCCTAAGCCCTTTAACGTTTATGATGCTTGGCTAAAGAACAAGGAGTACCAGAAGGTGGTGAGGGATTGCTGGTCTGCCAATCAGCCCATTGGATGGGGgcgatttgttttaaaaaacaagCTCAAGATCCTCAAAGCTACATTGAAATTGTGGAGTAAAGTGAATACAGCAGACTTGTGTAACAAGATGAAGCAACTTCAGCAGAATCTGAATGACCTGGAAAATTCTATGTCATCCCAGCCTTCTGTCCAACAAGTCCAGCAGCTGAAGAAACTTCAAGCTGAGCTTTGGGAAAAGGCTAACCTCTATGAATCCACCATGAGATAGAAGTCTAGAAGCAAATGGATTAAGGAGGGGGACAACAACAACATGTATTTTCACAAGTTAATCAACCACAGCAGGAGGAGAAATGCCTTGAGAGGGTTGATGATTGATGACTCTTGGGTTGAAGATCCTAACCTCATTAAGGCTGAAATCTTACAGCATTTTCAGAGTAGATTCCATGAATCCCAGCTTCATAGACCTACCCTGGATGGGGTCTCCTTCAATTCTTTAACTCCTATTCAGAGGGATTTTTTGGTAGAACCTTTTAAAGAAGAGGAAGTGAGATGTGCTATGTGGAGCTGTGGGAATGATAAAAGCCCGGGGCCAGACgggttcaatttcaaatttattaagcCTTTTTGGAAGGAGCTAAAACCTGAATTTCTTAGGTTTATTGCAGAATTCTTTGTTAATGCTTCTTTCCCTAAAGGAAGTAACTCCTCCTTTATTGCTCTTATACCTAAGCT is a window encoding:
- the LOC102662193 gene encoding uncharacterized protein, whose amino-acid sequence is MGRGIKWASIRNLVGKLKIDLLCLQETKREAMDKACYQSLWGQPDVAWEWQPAMNAAEGLLCAWNNNTFQVDFRFSDKDFIMLGGVWLPEMQRVVVVNIYAPCDLLGKRQFWQNLRSKKIQSQDTCWCLVGDFNCIRHPLERMGSNCSSSDTSTIAEFNDWIAELENKEYQKVVRDCWSANQPIGWGRFVLKNKLKILKATLKLWSKVNTADLCNKMKQLQQNLNDLENSMSSQPSVQQVQQLKKLQAELWEKANLYESTMR